Within Larus michahellis chromosome 22, bLarMic1.1, whole genome shotgun sequence, the genomic segment gggaaaaaaatacttatttccatCTTTCATTATCTCCTGAAGGCTGTAAGACTCTCAGTTCTCTCCCCGGCCAAAGCCAAGGTGAGTGTGGGCCTCCTGgcgcatcccccccgccccgacacaCTGCTGTCCCCCCGGCGGAGGGGACGGGTCCCCAGACAGAATGGAGGGTCCCCTCGCACTACACACCCCCCCTGCCAGACCCCCTCCCCCTCCGGCCAGGCTCGACGCCCCAAGGGGGCTCGACGCTGCCGAACACCCCCGGGGCCCGACCCTACGCTAAGTCCTTCCTGCCTCCAGAGACCCCCCTACACCtaccaggaccccccccccaccccatggatTCCTCCCCTattccttctccctcccaaaacacccacctctgcctccccagagccccccctgcccacGGCCCCCCCACCTCAGACCCCTCAGGTCCCTCCCCGGCGCCTAGAGGAAACCCCCATCTCCCCAAACCCTCTCGCACCCTCTTCCCCACCCCTAAaatctcccccccgccccggcctcaacccccccctcacctgccccacagccctcccggGCCGACCTCACCACCGGGCCCGGGCTTGCCAttgccccccccctccatcgCCTTCCCCGTCGGGTTCTCCTCATCGATTCCCCATTCCCCTCACGACTCTCGCCCCCCTCAGCACCCTCCGGTTCCCTCGCGATCTCCCCCCCTCCGCTTCCCCTCACGAttcccctcaccctccctcccccacccccttcccctcaCGGTCTCGGtgccgggcgggggcggggcggcgcgccGCCATGTTGTgcccggtgcggggccgggcccggggtgTGCGCGTGTGGGGGGGTCCGCCACTCACCGCGGGCCCCGCCGAGCGCCCCGGCCAGCAGCAGGACGAGCaggagcgcggcgggcggcggcggcagcagcggcgggcggcggcggggcggcgggcgggcggccatGGCGAGCGCCGCGGCCTCGGTGCGAGCGGCCGCCAGCGCCTGCGGGAGGGGCGAGCGCCGGCgcgcggccgcggggcggggccagcCTTAAAGGGGACGGAGCGGCCTAAaggggagggcgcggcggcggcgggtcggccggcagggagcggggctggggccggggggggaagccTGCGGGGTAGGggggaagggtgtgtgtgtgtgtgtgtgtgtgtgtgtgtgtgtgtgtgtgtgtgtgtgcacgcgggGGGGTGGGCACCCCCAAAAACCCCGGACAAGGAACCCCAAAACCCCGGTCACGGCACCCCGAACTTGGACTCAGCACCCCAAACCCCGGGCGGAGCCCCAAGCTGAGCACCCCTAACCCCGGGGCAGGGCACCCTGATCCCCGGGCTGAGCACCCCAAATCCGTCAGGGCACCCCGAGCTCCAGATTGAGCGCCCCAAACCCCGGACTGAGCACCCCAAATCCGGAAGGGCACCCCAAACCCCGGACCGAGCACCCCATACCCCGGGCAGGGCACCCCGAACCCCAGATTGAGCACCCCAACTCCCGGACTGAGGACCCCAAATCCGACAGGGCACCCTGAGTCCCAAGCTGAGCACCCCAAACCCTGGGATGAGCACCCTGAGTCCCAGGCTGGGCCCCCCAAACCCCGGGCTGAGCACCCCGGGCCCCCTGAGCCTGGGCTGAGCACCCCAAACCTCGCATTGAGCACCCTGACCCCAGGCTGAGCACCCCAAATCCCAGGCGGGGCACCCGAAATTTGGACTCGCCACCCCAAGCCCTGGGCTGAGCGCCCCAAATCCTGGGTCGAGCACCCCAAGCCCCTGGCAGGGCACCCCGATCCCTGCCCTGTGCAACCCTCACcccgctgccagcagctgccctttGCTGACCGGTTTCTCCCAGTCCCTAACTGGGAGCGGGACACAAAGGCAGGACCAAGACCCAACAACATGCTGGGAACAAACGGGGATGTTCTGGGAAAGGCTGAGGTCCAACTGGGGCTGAAACCCCACAGTGGCCatgctcccccttcctccccggggGGTTCGCCCTCGCAGGGCAAACCCCAGGAAGTGGGGGGGCTGGTAGCCGCAGTCCCCCCGTGTGCAGCCGGGCACAGGGAGAGGGTTGGCAGGGGGCTGGATCCAGGTTTATTGCGGGATCTGGTGACGCCGGAGCGATACACGGCAGCTACGTGGTGTTGAAGCGATGAATTCAGCCATGCAGAAGCACCGGGGTCTCATCCTGCCACCTCGCCCGCTGCCCCATGGAGGTTTGGCAGCTGTTAAGCGATAAAATAGCTTTAcactttattaaatatattaaatcttaataattaaataattatggAGTAAGGCGCAAAGCTGGTTCTGCTGAACATCCCGGTCCTGTCTGACCAGCCCCGAATGTGGGGTGGTTTTCGGGATGGTGGTGAGCGGTGCGGGCTGGAGCTGGCCGCAGGGTGCACCAAAATGGCCTGGAAAACACCAAAATGTTGGAAAAACCCAAAAGAGCTTGGAAAGGGGGACTTCTGGGGAAGGATCAGGCCACCATGGCCACCGTCTCGGTGTGTCCCTGTGGCACGGGGGATGCTCAGACCCTTCTCGGTGCCGGCAGCTCCTCATCCTGAGCAGCCCCAAGATGCGCCGGGGTGCGGATCCAGCCCAGCCCGGGGGATGCTGCCCTCAGACCACCCCCTTTCCCAGCCAAACCCAGACCTCCTCCGGCGAGAGGCGCGCCGGGCACTGCGGGCCCGTCGGGGAATtcctgccgccgccaccgccgagCCTGCGGCATCCCCGCTGCCGACGCGCCGGGCAGGCAGGTTTGGGCAGCACCCGCTGCCGGGTGCCGCGCCGGGCGCCGGTGATGGGTGGGTGCTCGGCCGGGCTCGGGGGCTGCGGCAGGGGATGGTGCCGGCTCCGGTGCCTGCTCGTCCATCGGCCGTGGCGTCTGGCCGGGGGGCTTGGGTGGGCCCCAGGCGGCCCTGCTGCCATCCCCGCCAGGCAGGCGAGACGGGCCGGCGTCAGATGACAGATCTGGGGGGTATTTTTATAGCCGAGCTGGAAGATTCCTCccttgcttccccccccccccctattttttcccttcttgcaaATTAAAAACGCTCCAAGAAAGGGTGGGAAAGGTGGGGGCTGCGAGCAAAACCCCCTCCGTGACTGGGAGCCATCCCGGCATTGGCTTCGCTGCTGTCCCCGGTGCAGCCCGCGAGTGGCTCCGGCGCGTTCCCAGCGCTCACTGCTCCGGTTTGGGCTTTTCCAGGGAATTGTTCAGCTTCTTCAGCGTCTTTTTAATCCGCAGGGCGGTGAGGCGGGCTGAGGGGCTCTGGTACCAGCACTCCTTCATGATCTTCACCAGCGCCGACAAAACCTGGGGGAGGCacaaaaagaggggaaaattgAGGAATTTCATGGGGAGCAAAGGTCTGGCTCGGGGTGGGAGCGGGGCGGTCCCCTCCGGGACTCACCAGGTCGGAGAAGAGGCGGTTGGGGATCACAGGGGTCTGCTGGTCGATGCACACCACCTTCTTCATGTCCTCGAAGCTGGGGTCGCTGGGGACAGCATCAAAGAAGGGCGGCCGGTACTCCTCCACGATGCCTGCgagcagtggggtgtgagggCAGGGGGGTGTGCGGGGTTCACCCCCCACCCTCCACATCATGGGGTCCCCGGGGGGATTTGGCACAACTGACCTGCACCCTGCCTcggggggcatggggggctcCGGGAATTGCCAGTGTGATTTGCTCCCCCCCCACTGCCACCAGCAGCGATGCTGCCCATGGGGTGCACAGCTCCAGCCCCCGCTGCACCGCGGGACCTCGCTGGATGGCAcggggaggctggggctggctccagAGCCAGCTGTAGCATGGATGttagctccagccccagccctaccATCAACTGCAGCTCCAACACCAGCCCTACCATCAACTGCAGCTCCAGCACCAGCCCTACCATCAACCACAGCTCCAACACCAGCCCTACCATCAAccgcagccccagccctaccATCAACCATcaacagcagccccagccctaccATCAACCGCAGCTCCAGCACCAGCCCTACCATCAACCGCAGCTCCAACACCAGCCCCACCATCAAccgcagccccagccctaccATCAACCACAGCTCCAACACCAGCCCTACCATCAAccgcagccccagccctaccATCAACCATCAAccgcagccccagccctaccATCAACCGCAGCTCCAGCACCAGCCCTACCATCAACCGCAGCTCCAACACCAGCCCCACCATCAAccgcagccccagccctaccATCAACCACAGCTCCAACACCAGCCCCACCATCAACCGCGGCCCCAGTCCTACCATCAACCACAGCTCCAACACCAGCCCCACTATCAACCGCGGCCCCAGTCCTACCATCAaccacagctccagccccagccctaccATCAACCATCAACTACAGCCCCAGCCCTACCATCAACCACAGCCCCAGTCCTACCATCAACCACAGCTCCAACACCAGCTCTACCACCAACCACAGCTCCAACACCAGCCCTACCATCaactgcagccccagccccagctggaggACCCGCACCAGCTCCTGGCACGGATGCCACCTTGCGGCCCCCCACCTccagccggcagccccatggTGAGCCTGCCAGCTGGCCCAGCTAATCCCCGCTTAGTGCCTCCATATGGCTGTGTGTCCGCAGGGTTTAACCCCTTTGGGATGCCCCGAGCACCCACTGGCCCCCCTGCACCCCGGTGGGTGGCCCCTGAGCCTGGAGGTCCCTTGGAGCCCCTGTCCCCCACGGCCCGGGACTGCGCAGGGGCCACTCAGCCCATCCCGGAGGACAAGGGGGCCTGGAAGGGTTAAAACCAGCTGGCTGAAGGTCATCTCCTGCACATGGCTTTGGTAATTCGGAGTAAATGTTTAATCTGAAGGAGCCCCGGGGTGGTAAATGAGATTATCCAGGCCAGACTGCGCCCGGGGGGACCTCCTGCCTCACCCGCCAGCGCCCACCATTTAATTAATGCTTCTAATGGACTTTGCTGGCGGTGAGCGGTGCTGGCTGGGCAGCCCTGAGAAGGAGCCTCTGCAGCGTGGGGGACCTCgtccccacccccgtccccccgaAGCCAAGCACCGCCGGGCCGGCCGGAGGTCCGGGCCATGGCCAGCTTCCAGGCAGCGCTCCACGCTGCTTGTTTTCTAATCAGCGCTGAACAAACAAAGCGCTGATTGAGTCTAATGGGCCCTTTAATCAGGGAGCCGGGTGCTGACACTAGATTACAGTGTTTATAATTTACAGCTAATCTGCTGGgcgaagggaaagaagaaaaaaaccaccataaaaaggagagaaggagggagcgggagcggagccgtgctgggagcagggagcgtGGCAGCCGGCCGGGAGGCACTCACCGTTCACCACCGTCCGCCGGGTGATCTCCCAGAGCACCAGCCCGTACGCCCAGATGTCCGTCTTCTTGTAGGACTCGAAGCAGTCGGTGCGGATCTGCTCACTGAGCACCTCCGGGGCCATGTAGCGCTTGGTGCCCACCCGGGGGTTGTTGCCGATGTCCAAGTAGTCACTGCCCTGGGAGTGCATGACGGCCAGCCCTGCAGGGGTGCCGGCCCCGGTCAGCGCCGCGCCCGTGCTGGGTCCCCAGGATGATGCATCCCTGGGGCACTGCATCCCTGGGGTACCACAGCTCTGGAGCACCACAGCCCCGATCCCTGtgccaccacatccctggggtgctGCATCCCTGGGGTACCACATCCCTGGGGTACCACGTCCCTGTGTCACCACATCCCTGGgctgctgcatccctggggtACCGCATCCCTGGAGTACCACGTCCCTGTGtcaccacatccctggggtgctGCATCCCCGGAGTACCACATCCCTGGGGCACCACATCCCTGGGGCACCGCATCCATGGgatgctgcatccctggggtgcTGCATCCCCGGGGTGCTGCATCTCCAGGATGCTTCATCCCTGTGCCACCACAGCCCTGtgccaccacatccctggggtaCCACAGCCCCGGGGCACCACAGCCCTGGGGCACTGCATCCCTGTAGTACCACATCCCTGAGGCACCACATCCCGGGGGTGTCACATTCCTGGAGTGACACATTCCTGGAGTATCACATCTGTGGGGCTCTACGTTTGACCCCATCTCACCCAGGTCCGCGATACAGCACTGACGGTTGCTTTTCACCAAGATGTTCCTGCTCTTCAGGTCTCGGTGGGCGATGGCGGGCTTGCCCTGGGTGCCAAAGATCTCTACGTGGAGGTGGACAAGGCCGCAGATGATGGAGGAGGCCAACCCCAGGCAGGTCTCCACGTCCAGGGCCATCCTCTGCAGGTAGTCGTAGAGTGAGCCGTTCTCGTGGTAGTGGGTGATGAGCCAGAGCTGGGTGCTGGAGTTCCTTGACGTCATGTCGGAGGCGATGAAGCCTGGATGGGGAGAAGAGCCAGGACCATGGAGCCGCCACTCAGCCGCCCCCTggctcccctgtccccccactcACCCAGGATGTTGTCATGCCGGAGGAGGACGGTGTTGTAGATCTCGGTCTCGCGGAACCACGACTGCTCGTCCCGGGAGGAGAAGATCTTCACGGCCACACTCTCCCCATGCCACACGCCTCGCCACACTTCGCCGTAGCGTCCTTTGCCTGTCACAGCCACGGCACCGCATCATGAGGCCCCTctggcccccagccccctccccacacccagggTGATGAACGTGGGGTGCCCAGTGTGGGGCTCCTGGTGTGGAAGAGCAATGGAGCGGCGCAGGGTCCGTTGACCTCGGCTAACTGCTGCCCATGCACCCAGCcgctccctgtccccccaccagcaggacaaggggagaaCTTGGGCTCTCTACAGGGTTTTGGCTAATGCGATCATGTCCATGCCCCCTCCTGGGTCTGGTGTGGCGGTGCCATCACCAGCTGCTGCGGGGAAGGGGTCCGGCATGTGCCCAGGTGCCAgttgggagggctggggcagcctcCCCCCATGCCCGGCCGCTCTCCTTACCCACGCACTCCACGAGGGTGATCTGCCGAGCCACCGTTCGCTGGACGAGGAAGGGCAGCCCCGAGCCGCTGCCTGTGGTGCAGTCGTCATTCAGCAAGTCCTGCACagccggggcggcagcggggtcAGCCCTATGGCCGCCCCACACCTGGCACATCCCTCCCTCCCGTGCCTCGGGGGCATTCAGGGTCCCCCCTAGAGCTCACCCACCTCCAAAGTGCTGTCTCCCACCATGGATGCCTTCAGCATGAGGTCCGTGTCTCCAAAGTCACTTTTCTTGTGGCGGTGCTGGGCCACCTTCCAGCAGAAGAGCGCCGTGAGCAccgtgaggatgaggagggtgagCAGCGGGACGAAGATCATCAGGAGGAGGTTGGGCAGGGAAGGCGCCTTTCCCAGGGCCTCTTCTCCTGCGGGGGAAAACGATGGATGGGAGTATGAAGGTTGGAActggggagggtggaggtctTGGTGTTTGCGCTTGGACCTGGGGAGGGTGGCTTATCGTTGGGGTCAGCCCCATGGATGGCGGCTCTGCAGGCACAGCCCCAAGAAGGGACAACTGAGGTCATCTCGCGGGCCTTGTCCCACCTGGGATAGGGGGACCCTCGAGGTGCTGAGCGAGGAGGGGGATGATCTGGAGACCCAACCACATCCCAGCCCTgtgggcagctctgcccctctcccccctcaGCTCCTCGAAGGCGGCCGTGCCCCCCGTACCTTGCAGGAAGATCTCCAGCTCAGCGTTGCACATGCTGAAGTTGCAGCATGTCATGCCGTACTGCTCCGTCACGGGCGTGTGGCAGTTCTCCAGGATGTtctgggagaagcagcccctGTGCTGGGTGATggtcccctcctccttcctcttgctGACGAAGCACACCTTGCCCGTGCAGGTGGGCAGGCTGCAGTGCGGCACGTCGCAGGCGCACAGCAGCTCATCTGCGGGCATGAG encodes:
- the ACVRL1 gene encoding activin receptor type-1-like; this translates as MPCGAPGRAVLALMTLSLGFAANELLCACDVPHCSLPTCTGKVCFVSKRKEEGTITQHRGCFSQNILENCHTPVTEQYGMTCCNFSMCNAELEIFLQGEEALGKAPSLPNLLLMIFVPLLTLLILTVLTALFCWKVAQHRHKKSDFGDTDLMLKASMVGDSTLEDLLNDDCTTGSGSGLPFLVQRTVARQITLVECVGKGRYGEVWRGVWHGESVAVKIFSSRDEQSWFRETEIYNTVLLRHDNILGFIASDMTSRNSSTQLWLITHYHENGSLYDYLQRMALDVETCLGLASSIICGLVHLHVEIFGTQGKPAIAHRDLKSRNILVKSNRQCCIADLGLAVMHSQGSDYLDIGNNPRVGTKRYMAPEVLSEQIRTDCFESYKKTDIWAYGLVLWEITRRTVVNGIVEEYRPPFFDAVPSDPSFEDMKKVVCIDQQTPVIPNRLFSDLVLSALVKIMKECWYQSPSARLTALRIKKTLKKLNNSLEKPKPEQ